In Fodinibius saliphilus, a genomic segment contains:
- the corA gene encoding magnesium/cobalt transporter CorA: MASQNKFHHLLPSIRFRQSKKQLTPGTAPGTVEHIGERHMEEIKITVEDYDADHYEEFIIDNIENALPYLDSSTKTWIRTQGLHDIEKLKSIWNFFGLHPLIQEDIVNTSQRPKFEIYDNCIFFVLRLLTYSEDHQNIQTEQISIVLGSDFILSFQETDTNHFKPVRKRMAEKKSRIRSHNVDYLAYALIDTVVDNYFNVIENIASEIETLEEQLLEEPEDQLLEDIHKKRREIIHIRKTVWPLRDAINSIIRDDSKFIEDNTKLYLRDVYDHTIQVIDTIENYRDMILGLHDMYMSYTSNKMNEVMKVLTVIATIFIPLTFIAGIYGMNFDPQVSPYNMPELSWYWGYPASLSLMVASAVVMIFYFKHKGWF; this comes from the coding sequence ATGGCTTCTCAAAATAAGTTCCATCATCTGTTGCCCTCCATCCGATTTCGTCAAAGTAAAAAGCAGTTAACTCCCGGAACAGCCCCCGGTACGGTAGAGCATATCGGTGAACGGCATATGGAAGAGATTAAAATTACAGTTGAAGACTATGATGCCGATCATTACGAAGAATTTATCATTGACAATATAGAAAATGCCCTTCCATATCTCGACAGTTCTACCAAAACATGGATACGGACCCAGGGACTTCACGATATTGAAAAGCTAAAATCCATATGGAATTTCTTTGGTCTTCATCCCTTAATCCAAGAAGATATTGTCAATACCTCTCAACGTCCTAAATTTGAGATTTATGATAATTGCATCTTCTTTGTTTTACGATTACTAACCTATTCTGAAGACCATCAAAATATTCAAACAGAGCAAATAAGTATTGTATTGGGTTCAGACTTTATTCTCTCTTTTCAAGAAACAGATACCAATCACTTTAAACCGGTACGAAAACGGATGGCTGAGAAAAAATCACGTATTCGTAGCCACAATGTCGATTATCTCGCATATGCCCTTATTGATACAGTAGTTGATAATTACTTCAATGTCATAGAAAATATTGCTAGCGAAATTGAGACCTTAGAAGAACAGCTATTAGAAGAGCCTGAAGATCAGTTGCTTGAAGATATTCACAAAAAAAGAAGAGAAATTATACACATTCGAAAAACAGTATGGCCTTTGCGTGATGCTATAAATTCGATCATTCGAGATGACTCAAAATTCATAGAAGATAATACAAAGTTATATCTTCGTGATGTCTATGATCATACAATCCAGGTTATTGATACTATCGAGAATTATCGAGATATGATACTTGGATTGCATGATATGTATATGTCTTATACAAGTAATAAGATGAACGAAGTAATGAAAGTTCTCACCGTAATCGCTACCATTTTTATTCCCTTAACATTTATCGCGGGTATTTACGGAATGAACTTTGATCCGCAAGTTAGCCCTTACAATATGCCAGAACTTAGTTGGTACTGGGGCTATCCGGCCTCATTATCACTTATGGTTGCTTCAGCCGTAGTTATGATTTTCTACTTTAAACATAAAGGATGGTTCTAA